One window from the genome of Streptomyces sp. NBC_01476 encodes:
- a CDS encoding PadR family transcriptional regulator encodes MSKRSGILEFAILGLLRESPMHGYELRKRLNTSLGVFRAFSYGTLYPCLKTLVAQGWLIEETAADSDPLAAPLAGRRAKIVYRLTAAGKEHFEELLAHSGPDAWEDEHFAARFAFFGQTSKDVRMRVLEGRRSRLEERLEKMRASLARTRERLDDYTLELQRHGMESVEREVRWLNELIETERTGRVEQPAAEQDHDHNNQENGGRPGDRGTA; translated from the coding sequence TTGAGCAAGCGCTCCGGAATCCTCGAGTTCGCGATTCTCGGACTGCTTCGGGAGTCCCCGATGCACGGCTACGAGCTGCGCAAGCGGCTCAATACCTCGCTCGGGGTGTTCCGCGCCTTCAGTTACGGGACTCTGTATCCCTGCCTGAAGACGCTGGTCGCCCAGGGATGGCTGATCGAGGAGACGGCTGCGGACAGCGATCCGCTCGCCGCGCCCCTGGCCGGCCGCCGGGCGAAGATCGTCTACCGGCTGACGGCCGCGGGCAAGGAGCACTTCGAAGAGCTCCTCGCCCACTCCGGTCCCGACGCCTGGGAGGACGAACACTTCGCCGCTCGTTTTGCCTTCTTCGGCCAGACGTCGAAAGACGTCAGGATGCGCGTCCTGGAAGGACGGCGCAGCCGTCTGGAGGAGCGTCTGGAGAAGATGCGCGCCTCTTTGGCGCGCACCCGTGAGCGGCTCGACGACTACACGCTCGAGCTGCAGCGGCACGGCATGGAATCGGTGGAGCGCGAGGTCCGCTGGCTCAACGAGCTGATCGAGACCGAGCGGACCGGCCGCGTCGAGCAGCCGGCCGCCGAGCAGGACCACGACCACAACAACCAAGAGAACGGCGGCCGACCCGGAGACCGGGGAACCGCGTGA
- a CDS encoding inositol-3-phosphate synthase, whose translation MGSVRVAIVGVGNCASSLVQGVEYYKDADPDGRVPGLMHVQFGEYHVRDVEFVAAFDVDAKKVGLDLADAIGASENNTIKITDVPQTGITVQRGTTLDGLGKYYRETIEESAETPVDVVQVLKDREVDVLVCYLPVGSEDAAKFYAQCAIDAKVAFVNALPVFIAGTKEWADKFTEAGVPIVGDDIKSQVGATITHRVLAKLFEDRGVVLERTMQLNVGGNMDFKNMLERERLESKKISKTQAVTSQIPDRDLGAKNVHIGPSDYVQWLDDRKWAYVRLEGRAFGDVPLNLEYKLEVWDSPNSAGVIIDAVRAAKIAKDRGIGGPILSASSYFMKSPPVQYYDDEARDNVEKFIRGEVER comes from the coding sequence ATGGGTTCGGTTCGCGTAGCCATCGTTGGCGTAGGCAACTGCGCCTCGTCGCTGGTGCAGGGTGTCGAGTACTACAAGGACGCCGACCCGGACGGCAGGGTGCCTGGGCTCATGCACGTGCAGTTCGGCGAATACCACGTGCGTGACGTCGAGTTCGTGGCCGCCTTCGATGTCGACGCGAAGAAGGTCGGCCTCGACCTCGCGGACGCCATCGGCGCCAGCGAGAACAACACGATCAAGATCACCGACGTCCCGCAGACCGGTATCACCGTGCAGCGTGGCACCACCCTCGACGGGCTCGGCAAGTACTACCGCGAGACCATCGAGGAGTCCGCCGAGACCCCGGTCGACGTGGTCCAGGTCCTCAAGGACCGCGAGGTCGACGTTCTGGTCTGCTACCTGCCGGTCGGCTCCGAGGACGCGGCGAAGTTCTACGCGCAGTGCGCCATCGACGCCAAGGTCGCCTTCGTCAACGCCCTTCCGGTCTTCATCGCCGGTACCAAGGAGTGGGCGGACAAGTTCACCGAGGCCGGTGTGCCGATCGTCGGTGACGACATCAAGTCCCAGGTGGGCGCGACCATCACGCACCGCGTGCTGGCCAAGCTCTTCGAGGACCGCGGTGTGGTCCTGGAGCGCACCATGCAGCTGAACGTCGGCGGCAACATGGACTTCAAGAACATGCTGGAGCGCGAGCGCCTGGAGTCGAAGAAGATCTCCAAGACGCAGGCCGTCACCTCGCAGATCCCGGACCGGGACCTCGGCGCCAAGAACGTGCACATCGGCCCGTCCGACTACGTCCAGTGGCTCGACGACCGCAAGTGGGCGTACGTCCGCCTTGAGGGCCGCGCCTTCGGTGACGTCCCGCTGAACCTGGAGTACAAGCTGGAGGTCTGGGACTCCCCGAACTCCGCGGGTGTCATCATCGACGCGGTGCGCGCCGCGAAGATCGCCAAGGACCGCGGCATCGGCGGCCCGATCCTCTCCGCGTCCTCGTACTTCATGAAGTCCCCGCCGGTGCAGTACTACGACGACGAGGCCCGCGACAACGTGGAGAAGTTCATCCGCGGCGAGGTCGAGCGCTGA
- a CDS encoding MFS transporter, with protein sequence MSAPRDLRVLLKLPDFRRLLVVRLLSQLSDGVFQVALAAYVVFSPEKQTSPGAVASAMAVLLLPYSLFGPFTGVLLDRWRRRQVLLHCNLLRAVLSCGTAVLILLHVPDWLFYLSALSVTGVNRFVLAGLSAALPRVVDAERLVTANSLAPTAGTLAATVGGGAAFVVHLFLPQGAGADAATVLLGALLYLSAGLSALALGRDLLGPDLTGDGPRIGAALASTARGLAEGLAHLRQRPAARRALTAMTAMRFCYGALTVTLLMLCRYAWSDPADSDAGLALLGLAVGISAAGFFVAAIVTPWATVPFGTAGWIAGCSAASAVLLPLLALSFTTAPMMVAAFALGVTTQGAKIATDTVVQTRTDDAYRGRIFSLYDVAFNVAFVGAAAVSALVLPADGRSSGLIIALTLIYAAVAVSLRRGDVPRGTSPRGTHEAGTRSPRGAPARGTASRGTGADVPRGTSAGFSAEPPTIP encoded by the coding sequence ATGTCCGCCCCGCGCGATCTCCGCGTGCTGCTGAAGCTGCCCGACTTCCGGCGGCTGCTGGTGGTACGCCTGCTGTCCCAGCTCTCCGACGGCGTCTTCCAGGTCGCGCTCGCCGCCTATGTGGTCTTCTCCCCGGAGAAGCAGACCTCACCGGGTGCGGTGGCCTCCGCCATGGCCGTCCTGCTGCTGCCGTACTCGCTCTTCGGGCCGTTCACCGGCGTACTGCTCGACCGCTGGCGGCGCCGGCAGGTGCTGCTGCACTGCAATCTGCTGCGGGCGGTGCTCTCCTGCGGGACCGCCGTCCTGATTCTGCTGCACGTGCCGGACTGGCTCTTCTACCTCTCCGCGCTCTCGGTCACCGGCGTCAACCGCTTCGTACTGGCCGGCCTGTCGGCCGCGCTGCCCCGGGTGGTGGACGCCGAACGGCTGGTGACGGCGAACTCGCTGGCGCCCACCGCCGGGACCCTGGCGGCCACCGTCGGCGGCGGCGCGGCCTTCGTGGTGCACCTCTTCCTCCCGCAGGGCGCCGGCGCCGACGCGGCCACCGTGCTGCTGGGGGCACTGCTCTATCTGTCCGCCGGGCTGTCCGCACTCGCCCTCGGGCGCGATCTGCTCGGCCCCGACCTGACCGGCGACGGCCCCCGGATCGGCGCCGCCCTCGCCTCCACCGCCCGCGGTCTCGCCGAGGGCCTGGCACACCTCAGGCAGCGCCCCGCCGCCCGCCGGGCGCTGACCGCGATGACCGCGATGCGCTTCTGCTACGGCGCGCTGACCGTGACGCTGCTGATGCTCTGCCGCTACGCCTGGTCCGACCCCGCGGACAGTGACGCCGGGCTGGCGCTGCTGGGCCTCGCGGTCGGTATCTCGGCGGCCGGCTTCTTCGTGGCCGCGATCGTCACGCCATGGGCCACCGTTCCATTCGGCACGGCCGGCTGGATCGCGGGCTGCTCGGCCGCTTCCGCGGTACTGCTGCCGCTGCTCGCCCTGAGCTTCACCACCGCGCCGATGATGGTGGCGGCCTTCGCCCTCGGCGTCACCACCCAGGGCGCCAAGATCGCCACCGACACCGTCGTCCAGACCCGCACCGACGACGCCTATCGGGGTCGGATCTTCTCGCTCTACGACGTCGCCTTCAATGTGGCCTTCGTCGGCGCCGCCGCGGTCTCCGCCCTGGTGCTGCCGGCGGACGGCCGCTCCTCAGGGCTGATCATCGCGCTGACCCTGATCTACGCGGCGGTCGCGGTGAGCCTGCGCCGGGGCGATGTTCCACGTGGAACATCGCCCCGTGGAACCCACGAGGCCGGCACCCGTTCCCCGCGCGGGGCCCCGGCGCGGGGAACGGCGAGCCGTGGAACGGGGGCCGATGTTCCACGTGGAACATCGGCCGGGTTCAGTGCTGAGCCGCCCACCATTCCTTGA
- a CDS encoding CCA tRNA nucleotidyltransferase — protein sequence MPNANNAAQTQAPRHRVEPVAEELGRLFHDAGFRLALVGGSVRDTLLGRLGHDLDFTTDARPEQVLKILRPWADAVWEVGIAFGTVGARKDVPGPGTDAVKSFQVEVTTYRSEAYDRTSRKPEVSYGDTIEDDLVRRDFTVNAMAVALPGSDFIDPYGGLDDLAARTLRTPGTPEASFSDDPLRMLRAARFAAQLDFEVAPEVVAAMTEMADRIGIVSAERVRDELNKLLLSDHPVKGLRLLVDTGLAERVLPELPALRLERDEHIQHKDVYEHSLTVLEQAIDLETDGPDLILRLAALLHDIGKPKTRRFEPDGRVSFHHHEMVGAKLTKARMTALKYPNDQIKDVSRLVELHLRFHGYGSGEWTDSAVRRYVRDAGPLLERLHKLTRSDCTTRNKRKAAALSRTYDALEARIADLQQREELDAIRPDLDGNQIMEILGVPPGPLVGKAYGHLLELRLENGPLGEEGAVAALKEWWAAQH from the coding sequence GTGCCGAATGCCAACAATGCCGCCCAGACGCAAGCGCCCCGCCACCGGGTCGAGCCCGTGGCCGAGGAACTCGGCCGGCTCTTCCACGATGCCGGATTCCGGCTCGCCCTCGTCGGCGGATCGGTGCGGGACACCCTGCTGGGCCGCCTCGGTCATGACCTCGACTTCACTACCGACGCCCGGCCCGAACAGGTGCTGAAGATCCTTCGGCCCTGGGCGGACGCGGTGTGGGAGGTCGGCATCGCCTTCGGCACTGTCGGCGCGCGCAAGGACGTGCCCGGGCCGGGGACCGACGCGGTGAAGAGCTTCCAGGTGGAGGTCACCACCTACCGCTCCGAGGCGTACGACCGGACGTCCCGCAAGCCCGAGGTGTCCTACGGCGACACGATTGAGGACGATCTGGTCCGCCGTGACTTCACGGTAAACGCGATGGCGGTCGCGCTGCCCGGCTCCGACTTCATCGACCCCTACGGCGGCCTGGACGACCTGGCGGCCCGTACCCTGCGCACCCCCGGCACCCCCGAGGCGTCCTTCTCCGACGACCCCCTGCGGATGCTGCGGGCCGCCCGTTTCGCCGCGCAGCTCGACTTCGAGGTCGCGCCCGAGGTGGTGGCCGCGATGACGGAGATGGCCGACCGGATCGGGATCGTCTCGGCCGAGCGGGTCAGGGACGAGCTCAACAAGCTGCTCCTCTCCGACCACCCGGTCAAGGGACTGCGGCTGCTGGTCGACACCGGGCTCGCCGAGCGGGTGCTGCCCGAGCTGCCGGCGCTCCGGCTGGAGCGCGACGAGCACATCCAGCACAAGGACGTCTACGAGCACAGCCTCACCGTGCTGGAGCAGGCGATCGACCTGGAGACGGACGGCCCGGACCTGATCCTGCGGCTGGCCGCGCTGCTGCACGACATCGGCAAGCCGAAGACCCGGCGCTTCGAGCCGGACGGCCGGGTCTCCTTCCACCACCACGAAATGGTGGGCGCCAAGCTCACCAAGGCCCGGATGACCGCGCTGAAGTACCCCAACGACCAGATCAAGGACGTCTCCCGGCTGGTCGAGCTCCATCTGCGGTTCCACGGTTACGGCAGCGGCGAATGGACCGACTCCGCGGTCCGCCGCTATGTCCGGGACGCCGGCCCGCTGCTGGAGCGGCTGCACAAGCTCACCCGCTCGGACTGCACGACCCGCAACAAGCGGAAGGCCGCGGCGCTGTCACGTACCTACGACGCACTGGAGGCGCGGATCGCCGATCTCCAGCAGCGCGAGGAGCTGGACGCCATCCGCCCGGATCTGGACGGCAACCAGATCATGGAGATCCTGGGCGTCCCGCCGGGCCCGCTGGTCGGCAAGGCGTACGGGCATCTGCTGGAGCTCCGGCTGGAGAACGGCCCGCTGGGCGAGGAGGGCGCGGTCGCCGCGCTCAAGGAATGGTGGGCGGCTCAGCACTGA
- a CDS encoding DUF6049 family protein: MGEAAQAPGRAPSRRRRRLLRATALLCGAALLTGLLQAAEATSSQAQATTGSHTATLTLDGLSPRVPTADGSVTISGTVANNSKSEITDAYIGVRIGTGGPLTSRSEMTEVAARTTYKAALDGGADIDGHTTDVPDIQPGLGVPFTLKVPVSAFDLGDSGVYQLSVTLDGQTAVESWQHVLGIQRTFLPWYPDGESAKTTRISYLWPLTDRPHIAAQGDPESQQSPIFLDDDLAKELAPGGRLQVMVDLAKNLPVTWIVDPDLLASVEAMTKPYRVATNPKDITRTVPGTGTADAKAWINALRTAIAGAQVISLPFGDTDIASVAHSGQNARVGVAQLKTGVTLGKITTDTILGVRSAANVAWPVGGALDPSIVSVAREGGAQRIVAASNTFTDGPVEYTPTASRPIGHGTTAVVADAQLSGAFSGSLSDGRAEAAVQNFVAQTLMITMQAPNRQRSLLVAPQRVPSIAQAQAMAQAIEQIDSSPWAELVSFDTVAKAAPDSRANHQVPPARAYPKALSRHQLPQDTFPSLRDIQQRLNNFVGILTIQDRVTVPFRNAMLRAVSTGWRDDPRNTSDPSDPENPAGFRNSIDQYLDDLTGAVHVLKKTTLTLSGRSGTIPVTVKNDLGQAISGLQLQLTSGANIRLEIKNPLQPITIDGGHTRTLKFETKASANGKVSITTQLYTKDGSRYGQADTFDVKITKVTDLVMLIIAVGLLLLVLAGVRIYRQRKRQAASGGDDGGSGGGSEGNGAGGGSNGNDGDDGEADSSSPGQPGDPAADTAPQSPEPSPAGEKVDG, encoded by the coding sequence GTGGGCGAGGCGGCACAGGCACCCGGAAGAGCCCCGTCGAGACGCCGACGGCGACTGCTGCGGGCCACCGCGCTGCTGTGCGGGGCTGCCCTGCTCACCGGGCTGCTGCAGGCCGCTGAGGCGACCAGCTCGCAGGCGCAGGCGACCACCGGCTCCCACACCGCCACCTTGACCCTGGACGGTCTCAGCCCGCGGGTGCCGACCGCCGACGGCTCGGTGACCATCTCCGGCACGGTGGCGAACAACAGCAAGTCCGAGATCACCGACGCGTACATCGGCGTGCGGATCGGCACCGGCGGCCCGCTGACCAGCCGCAGCGAGATGACCGAGGTCGCCGCCCGCACGACGTACAAGGCGGCGCTGGACGGTGGCGCGGACATCGACGGGCACACCACCGACGTGCCGGACATCCAGCCCGGACTCGGCGTCCCCTTCACGCTCAAGGTCCCGGTCAGCGCCTTCGACCTCGGCGACAGCGGCGTCTACCAGCTCTCGGTGACGCTCGACGGTCAGACCGCGGTGGAGTCCTGGCAGCACGTGCTCGGCATCCAGCGGACCTTCCTGCCCTGGTATCCCGACGGGGAGAGCGCCAAGACGACCCGGATCAGCTATCTGTGGCCGCTCACCGACCGGCCGCACATCGCGGCCCAGGGCGACCCCGAGTCCCAGCAGAGCCCGATCTTCCTCGACGACGACCTGGCCAAGGAGCTGGCGCCCGGCGGCCGGCTCCAGGTGATGGTCGACCTGGCGAAGAACCTCCCGGTCACCTGGATCGTGGACCCGGATCTGCTCGCCTCGGTGGAGGCGATGACCAAGCCCTACCGGGTGGCGACGAACCCGAAGGACATCACCAGAACCGTCCCCGGCACCGGCACCGCGGACGCGAAGGCGTGGATCAACGCCCTGCGGACCGCGATCGCGGGCGCACAGGTGATCTCGCTGCCGTTCGGTGACACCGACATCGCCTCGGTCGCCCACAGCGGCCAGAACGCCCGGGTGGGCGTCGCGCAACTCAAGACCGGGGTCACCCTCGGGAAGATCACCACGGACACCATCCTGGGCGTCAGGTCGGCCGCCAACGTCGCCTGGCCGGTCGGCGGGGCCCTCGACCCCTCCATCGTCTCGGTGGCCCGGGAGGGGGGCGCACAGCGGATCGTCGCCGCCAGCAACACCTTCACCGACGGCCCGGTCGAGTACACCCCGACCGCGTCCCGGCCGATCGGTCACGGCACCACCGCGGTGGTCGCCGACGCCCAGCTCTCCGGCGCCTTCTCCGGCTCGCTCAGCGACGGCAGGGCGGAGGCCGCGGTGCAGAACTTCGTCGCGCAGACCCTGATGATCACCATGCAGGCGCCGAACCGGCAGCGGAGCCTGCTGGTGGCCCCGCAGCGGGTGCCGTCGATCGCGCAGGCACAGGCGATGGCCCAGGCGATCGAGCAGATCGACAGCAGCCCCTGGGCCGAGCTGGTCTCCTTCGACACCGTCGCCAAGGCGGCGCCGGATTCCAGGGCGAACCACCAGGTCCCGCCGGCCCGCGCCTACCCGAAGGCGCTGAGCAGGCATCAGCTGCCGCAGGACACCTTCCCCTCGCTGCGCGACATCCAGCAGCGGCTCAACAACTTCGTGGGCATCCTCACCATCCAGGACCGGGTGACCGTGCCCTTCCGCAACGCGATGCTGCGGGCGGTCTCCACGGGCTGGCGGGACGACCCGCGGAACACCTCGGACCCCAGCGATCCGGAGAATCCCGCCGGCTTCCGCAACTCCATCGACCAGTACCTCGACGACCTCACCGGCGCGGTGCACGTCCTGAAGAAGACCACGCTCACCCTCTCCGGGCGCAGCGGCACCATCCCGGTGACGGTGAAGAACGACCTGGGCCAGGCCATCAGCGGCCTGCAGCTGCAACTGACCTCGGGCGCGAACATCCGGCTGGAGATCAAGAACCCGCTCCAGCCGATCACCATCGACGGCGGGCATACCCGTACCCTGAAGTTCGAGACCAAGGCCAGCGCCAACGGCAAGGTCTCCATCACCACACAGCTCTACACCAAGGACGGCTCCCGCTACGGGCAGGCCGATACGTTCGATGTCAAGATCACCAAGGTCACCGACCTGGTGATGCTGATCATCGCCGTGGGCCTCCTGCTGCTGGTGCTCGCCGGAGTCCGGATCTACCGTCAACGTAAGCGTCAAGCCGCCTCGGGCGGCGACGACGGCGGTTCCGGGGGCGGTTCCGAGGGCAACGGCGCAGGCGGCGGAAGCAACGGTAACGACGGAGACGACGGCGAGGCGGACAGCTCGTCACCCGGGCAGCCGGGTGACCCTGCCGCTGACACCGCCCCGCAAAGCCCGGAGCCGTCCCCGGCAGGTGAGAAGGTGGACGGATAG
- the murJ gene encoding murein biosynthesis integral membrane protein MurJ translates to MNAPYDGDRDSAGQMPPQPEQRPTPPDPYLQNTYAYDPYQQQGPTAQDPVDEALYDRAAHPPPPPAPDGGRHWQQSGYPQMPYGDDAGTQYVGVDGLVGGPGPGPEQQPYDPYAHLFRDQAAGEQQQPAQPAPPQDPRQNYGQQPQQPQHQQPVQHPQQPQQQGGYPQQQYPQQGYPQQQYGYPQGYQTPADNTGTGYSEPTYQEPAYGQPTYPTGQYAEYVDPQQYGNPAYGAQGYGQQGQQGYVDPRYGYPYQQPQGQPAPPVAPVEATGEVPLDATGQVPVVAETNGRGGSVLKSSALMAAGTLVSRVTGFVRTLVIAAAIGVATLGDSYAVANTLPTMIYILTIGGGLNSVFVPQLVRAMKDDDDGGAAYANRLLTVVMVLLGGIVAVTVLGAPVLVRLMSAKIADNPDTYSVATTFARYCLPTIFFMGVHVVMGQVLNARGRFGAMMWTPVLNNIVVIFTFLMFIWVYGSYSTTRMDATTITPEGARLLGLGTLLGLVVQSLAMLPYLRDAGFKFRPRFDWRGHGLGKAARLAKWTFFFVLANQAGLIAVTQLATWAGSNADKDGYQGTGITAYNNALLIWQMPQAIITVSVMAAVLPRISRAAADGDITAVRDDISYGLRTSAVAMVPAGFAFLALGVPICGLLYASTGAESAQNIGFILMAFGVGLIPFSVQYVILRGFYAFEDTRTPFYNTVIVAAVNAAAAGICFLVLPARWAVVGMGFAYGLAYAVGVGVAAKRLRARLHGDLDGRRVIRTYARLVGACIPAAAIAGVAVYVIMGALGSGAVGAFAALVVGGVLLLGLFVVAAKRMRIEEMTAMIGMVRGRLGR, encoded by the coding sequence ATGAACGCGCCGTATGACGGTGATCGCGACTCTGCGGGCCAGATGCCTCCCCAGCCCGAGCAGCGTCCCACGCCACCTGACCCGTATCTGCAGAACACCTACGCCTACGACCCCTACCAGCAGCAGGGACCGACGGCGCAGGACCCGGTGGACGAGGCACTGTACGACCGGGCGGCCCATCCGCCGCCCCCGCCCGCACCGGACGGCGGGCGGCACTGGCAGCAGTCCGGCTATCCGCAGATGCCCTACGGCGACGACGCCGGCACCCAGTACGTAGGGGTGGACGGCCTGGTCGGCGGGCCCGGCCCCGGGCCCGAGCAGCAGCCGTACGACCCCTACGCGCACCTCTTCCGCGACCAGGCCGCCGGCGAGCAGCAGCAGCCGGCCCAGCCCGCGCCTCCCCAGGACCCGCGGCAGAACTACGGCCAGCAGCCGCAGCAACCCCAGCACCAGCAGCCGGTGCAGCACCCCCAGCAGCCTCAGCAGCAGGGCGGCTATCCGCAGCAGCAGTACCCGCAGCAGGGCTACCCCCAGCAGCAGTACGGCTACCCCCAGGGCTACCAGACGCCCGCCGACAACACCGGCACCGGCTACTCCGAGCCCACGTACCAGGAGCCCGCCTACGGGCAGCCCACGTATCCGACCGGCCAGTACGCCGAGTACGTGGACCCGCAGCAGTACGGCAACCCGGCCTACGGGGCCCAGGGGTACGGCCAGCAGGGACAGCAGGGCTACGTCGATCCGCGGTACGGCTACCCGTACCAGCAGCCGCAGGGGCAGCCGGCGCCGCCCGTCGCCCCGGTCGAGGCGACCGGTGAGGTGCCGCTGGACGCCACCGGGCAGGTGCCCGTCGTGGCGGAGACCAACGGCCGCGGCGGGAGCGTTCTCAAGTCCAGCGCGCTGATGGCCGCGGGAACCCTGGTCTCCCGGGTCACCGGCTTCGTCCGCACCCTGGTGATCGCCGCCGCGATCGGCGTCGCCACCCTCGGCGACTCCTACGCGGTGGCGAACACGCTGCCGACGATGATCTACATCCTCACCATCGGCGGCGGCCTCAACTCGGTCTTCGTCCCGCAGCTGGTCCGCGCGATGAAGGACGACGACGACGGGGGCGCGGCCTACGCCAACCGGCTGCTGACCGTGGTCATGGTGCTGCTCGGCGGGATCGTCGCGGTCACCGTGCTGGGGGCGCCCGTCCTGGTCCGGCTGATGTCCGCGAAGATCGCCGACAACCCCGACACGTACAGCGTGGCGACCACCTTCGCCCGCTACTGCCTGCCGACCATCTTCTTCATGGGCGTCCATGTGGTGATGGGCCAGGTGCTCAACGCCCGGGGCCGCTTCGGCGCGATGATGTGGACGCCGGTGCTCAACAACATCGTGGTGATCTTCACCTTCCTGATGTTCATCTGGGTCTACGGCTCCTACAGCACCACCCGGATGGACGCCACCACGATCACCCCGGAAGGCGCCCGCCTGCTGGGCCTCGGCACCCTGCTGGGCCTGGTCGTGCAGTCGCTGGCGATGCTCCCGTACCTGCGCGACGCCGGCTTCAAGTTCCGGCCACGGTTCGACTGGCGCGGTCATGGCCTCGGCAAGGCCGCCAGGCTCGCCAAGTGGACCTTCTTCTTCGTGCTGGCCAACCAGGCGGGTCTGATCGCGGTCACCCAGCTGGCCACCTGGGCGGGCTCCAACGCCGACAAGGACGGCTACCAGGGCACCGGCATCACCGCGTACAACAACGCGCTGCTGATCTGGCAGATGCCGCAGGCCATCATCACCGTCTCGGTGATGGCGGCGGTGCTGCCGCGGATCTCCCGGGCCGCCGCCGACGGCGACATCACCGCGGTCCGCGACGACATCTCCTACGGCCTGCGGACCTCGGCGGTGGCCATGGTGCCGGCCGGCTTCGCCTTCCTCGCCCTGGGAGTACCGATCTGCGGGCTCCTCTACGCCAGCACTGGCGCCGAGTCGGCGCAGAACATCGGGTTCATCCTGATGGCCTTCGGCGTCGGTCTGATCCCCTTCTCGGTGCAGTACGTGATCCTGCGCGGCTTCTATGCCTTCGAGGACACCCGCACCCCCTTCTACAACACGGTGATCGTCGCGGCCGTGAACGCGGCGGCGGCCGGCATCTGCTTCCTGGTGCTGCCCGCCCGCTGGGCCGTGGTCGGCATGGGATTCGCCTACGGGCTCGCGTACGCCGTCGGTGTCGGGGTAGCCGCCAAGCGACTGAGGGCGCGTCTGCACGGAGATCTGGACGGCCGCCGGGTGATCCGCACCTACGCCCGGCTGGTCGGCGCCTGTATCCCCGCCGCGGCGATCGCCGGCGTGGCCGTGTACGTCATCATGGGCGCACTCGGCAGCGGTGCGGTCGGCGCCTTCGCCGCGCTGGTGGTGGGTGGCGTGCTGCTGCTCGGTCTGTTCGTCGTTGCCGCGAAGCGGATGAGGATCGAGGAGATGACCGCCATGATCGGTATGGTCCGGGGGCGGCTCGGGCGCTGA